Proteins encoded by one window of Vigna radiata var. radiata cultivar VC1973A chromosome 5, Vradiata_ver6, whole genome shotgun sequence:
- the LOC106760562 gene encoding E3 ubiquitin-protein ligase RNF185: protein MEVDLNEDLDGIKERLRRLEGAAFRARQRERRRVSHAPIQIVNQDGEVVTVAHLEDGDFEGEIIEEREGKRKGSYLVADALGLRNNDGEGFPAKLFHCNVCLERAKDPVLTCCGHLFCWPCFHKLPLTSTYPKAKECPVCEGEVTNETLTTIYGNSDVHDSGNFKLDHEIPPRPCSRRVESIWQQLRNY, encoded by the coding sequence ATGGAGGTTGATCTGAATGAAGATTTGGATGGAATAAAAGAGCGACTGAGAAGGCTAGAAGGTGCAGCTTTTAGGGCAAGGCAACGTGAGAGGCGACGAGTGAGTCATGCTCCGATTCAGATAGTTAACCAGGATGGAGAAGTGGTGACAGTTGCTCATCTTGAAGATGGTGATTTTGAAGGAGAAATTATAGAAGAGAGAGAGGGTAAAAGAAAGGGTAGTTATTTGGTTGCTGATGCACTGGGATTGAGAAACAATGATGGTGAGGGTTTTCCTGCAAAGTTGTTTCACTGTAATGTGTGTCTGGAGAGGGCAAAGGATCCTGTTTTGACTTGTTGTGGTCACTTGTTTTGTTGGCCTTGCTTTCACAAGTTGCCATTGACATCTACTTATCCAAAGGCAAAGGAATGTCCAGTTTGTGAAGGAGAGGTCACAAATGAAACTCTTACAACAATATATGGCAATTCAGATGTCCATGACAGTGGCAACTTTAAACTTGATCATGAAATTCCTCCCAGACCCTGTTCAAGGAGAGTTGAGAGCATTTGGCAGCAACTCAGAAATTATTAG